One Pieris napi chromosome 22, ilPieNapi1.2, whole genome shotgun sequence genomic region harbors:
- the LOC125061041 gene encoding pickpocket protein 28-like — protein sequence MKKHSRPNSLEKIDDPLSDCPVTNGHTNNMATEKRNSFDSVKEYFTDYTTNSNLHGLKYIGEKQRTLLEKLFWVLMFTSCVLVCGYTIMKQCNKWPENPIIVSFAERPTPVWQLSPDINEIFSGCMWKDAISNCSDMFYEVITEEGFCYTFNSLGANELLRLKNLHKDYNYMALDHKNISWTLDGGYPPNSPLDSYPWRGSPYGTNAYLTFSLMANVSDLDYACSGPVQGFKILLHNPAELPRLSEQFFRAPLSKEVIVAVKPKMMTTSEGLRSYDPERRQCYLQNERYLNYFKIYTQSNCEMECLTNFTYARCGCVHFGMPLELVTIEMKSAMAADDENDTIIGEAREVALRCKCLPACTSIDYEAEISQADYDLKSVLRALALSREYEKEGMLLGQVFVFFKEAQFIASRRSELFGPYDFLANCGGLLGLFMGFSILSVVEIIYFLTLRLYYLLRKKKDLKINADLNTNRLA from the exons ATGAAGAAACATTCCAG ACCAAATAGTCTTGAGAAAATTGACGATCCACTTTCCGACTGTCCAGTAACAAATGGCCATACAAATAATATGGCCACAGAGAAGAGAAACTCCTTCGATTCGGTTAAAGAGTATTTTACAGACTATACAACGAACTCTAACCTTCATGGTTTGAAGTATATTGGCGAAAAGCAGCGGACGTTACTTGAaaa ATTATTCTGGGTGTTAATGTTCACATCATGTGTGCTGGTCTGTGGCTATACCATAATGAAACAGTGCAATAAGTGGCCTGAAAATCCTATCATCGTAAGCTTTGCAGAAAGGCCTACACCTGTGTGGCAG CTATCCCCCgacattaatgaaatattctCCGGCTGCATGTGGAAGGATGCAATAAGCAATTGCTCTGATATGTTTTACGAAGTGATTACTGAAGAAGGATTTTGCTACACTTTCAATAGCCTTGGAGCGAACGAACTTTTAAGACTCAAGAA CCTACACAaggattataattatatggCCTTAGAccacaaaaatatatcttggACCTTGGACGGAGGCTATCCGCCGAACTCACCATTGGATTCATATCCTTGGAGGGGATct CCCTACGGCACCAACGCTTATCTAACATTCTCTTTAATGGCGAATGTTAGTGACTTGGACTATGCTTGTAGTGGACCCGTACAAGGATTTAAG ATTCTTTTACACAATCCGGCCGAGCTACCACGCCTCTCCGAACAATTCTTCAGAGCACCGCTATCTAAAGAAGTAATTGTTGCAGTCAAACCTAAGATGATGACTACTTCCGAAGGCTTGAGGTCCTATGACCCTGAGAG GCGCCAATGCTATTTGCAAAATGAACGGTatctgaattattttaaaatttatacgcAATCAAATTGTGAGATGGAGTGTCTGACAAACTTCACCTATGCACGATGTGGGTGCGTACACTTTGGAATGCCGC TGGAACTGGTGACAATCGAAATGAAATCAGCAATGGCGGCAGATGACGAGAACGATACGATAATTGGCGAAGCCCGCGAAGTTGCGTTACGTTGTAAATGTCTGCCTGCGTGCACTTCCATAGACTATGAAGCTGAGATATCGCAGGCTGATTATGATTTGAAATCTGTCTTAAGAGCGTTAGCATTGTCAAGGGAATATGAGAAAGAAGG CATGTTATTAGGCCAAGTGTTCGTGTTTTTCAAAGAAGCTCAGTTCATAGCATCACGCAGGTCGGAGTTGTTTGGACCATATGATTTTCTCGCTAATTGCGGCGGTTTATTGGGGCTCTTCATGGGCTTCTCAATATTGAGTGTGGTTGAAATCATCTACTTCTTGACTCTAAG